TGAACGACTTGATAAACAAAATGCAAGGAGCAGTGCAATATTAGTATGCTTTTTTACAAGTGGCTAATGGTTTCTATTATATTTGGATAAATACATACCATAACTGTGGAATTCATTGCAAATTGCATTGATGTGATTTGATAAAACTGCTGACAAATATGCAAATTACATTAGTATGCTTTGCAAGGAGCAGTGCAAGATTAGTATGCTTTTTTACAAGTGGCTAATGGTTTCTATTATATTTGGATAAATACATACCATAACTGTGGAATTCATTGCAAATTGCATTGCTGTGATTTGATAAAACTGCAGACAAATATGCAAATTACATTAGATAAAATGCTGGACACTCGAGAAAAGAAATCCTGAAAAGCACTAAAATTGTTTGCCACTCATAGAAAAAAACTATCAGGAAAAATCACATTTCTTGTATTGAGTACCTACAATTAGGGACTCCAACATAGGGATCCGAATGTGAGATCACTTTTCCATCAAAGCCATCAACAAACGATGCATACACCATTTAGTGCAATTGAAGATATGTGAATATACGATGATTCCTCACacaataaaaaaagaatatatGATCATTAATTCAGTAGTGTTATCTGGTAAAAGAAAGTGCAGGAGGACTTATTAGGATTTAAAGTTCCTAGTTTGAGGCTGACAGATAGGACACGGGCCTGAAGTGAAAAGATAATAAGAGGGGATGAGATGTTCCGCACCTCCCTTTGTGAGTTTGAACAACAAAGCAAGTGCGTATGCTCATAGGCATGGACGCCGAGAAGTGGTAACAACTGCTAGGAATTAGAGACATCGCGGGAGTGCAAAACTAACTCAGTGTCTCGAGATGGAGAGCGCACAGCAAATCTACAAAGTCTGCACGATGATTTAGAGAAGAAATTCATTTCGTTCCTGTCTTCCACCTAGTATGTTTCTCATTTCATCAATCTGCCTCAAGAAGACATGAGGGTTCCATACTCATTGAATGATAAGCCAAGAATGTCAACGCAAAAAGATGAGACATCTACCCACCCACTCTTTGAGTTGGTGCAGAAAATGTGTGATCTCAGAAAATAATGACCTTGATTTTAAGTATTTGATCTCAGCTCGATTATCTATTAAACAAACTTCTTGGCAACAAATGTATTGCCACTAGGTGTCTTATAGTGTGTTTGGTTCAAGGAATCACCTCATCCTAGATGAGATTGTCCATCATGAATTGATCCTATAAAATTTAGTAGGATGACCACATTCTTCATGGTTATACTATTTCATGGTTATACTATTTAGTAGTTTGTGAGGGATGTTGTGAGGGATCAACTCATTCCATTCCACAgaccaaataaaaaaagtgaGGAGTGAGAAGATAAGGCACGACTccattcctcaaaccaaacaccctatTAGTGTCTAGGTCAAAAGTATCCAGGTTGTCCAGGTTAGATGATAGAAAACTTCCAAAGTCACACATGAAGTTGGTGCTGTGTAatggttattttttttcttgtaccTCTCCTACTTTGACGGATAATTAATGATGAGCACAAGTGAAATCAAAGTGCACAGAACGTTTCCTCTAAAAAGGATGCACAGGACGTAATTCCAACACAAAACTATTACACCCTGTTTGAATGTAGATATTGTAGTCCAGAATTTGGAATTGGTATTGGCACCATCAATATTGCTGTTTGGATGATCTGAGAATTGGAATTGGAAACTTACTTCAATACCAAATACCAAGGGGTATTTGACCAAGGGGTATTTAGCGAAGGATGGGGCGATGCGACGAGCTTGACTGGGTGGAGGCTTGGACGGTGGAGATGGGATACACGGCCAAGTTTCAATTCATTTGCACATCCAAACAGGAATTGAATTGAACTGCTTCTCAGGATTCCAAAAGACAATACAATTGTCATCCAAACAATAGAATTCAAATTCTGTCTATTTCAATATCATGGCTGATTTGGTGTTGAACCTAATTCAATACCAAACCCTCCAATATTgacatccaaacacaccctaaaagAATTTGCCAAAATCATGTCCTGAATGGAAGTAAAGAGCTGCCATGTGCTGAAAATTGATACCTTGGCGATTGATGAACAAATTTGGGATAAACTGATGAAATCAGAATAATATATCTAAATTAACGACAAACTAATTAACAATATATTTACCCACAGATCACGACTTCCAAACTTGAAGGCTAAAATGAGCAGTATATAATTTGCAAGAAACCAAAACACCATTTTAGCAGCATAGGCTATTATGATTGGGCTATCTTCTAAGCATTACATACACATCAACTGATGCTTAAGATCAGTATCAAGTCACTTGACTGCAGGAATTAGTCCGCCAGACGAGCCACCAGAAGGCCCTTTGCCATGGAAAGCAGATTGCCTCTCTGGTCTACCAATCGGCTTTGGAGGCAAGGGGGAAGCAGGCACTCCACTGTTTGCATTTGAGTCATCACCCTTCAGGCTCAGTTCTGACATATTGTAAAGGTCTTTGACGTTTAATGGAGGCGTTGAGTGCACGGCCACAGGCTTGACTACCTGATGTGGAGCTTGTGCTGCACCTGGTGGCCCATAGTAAAAAGGAACATAACCGTAGCAGGGTACTGGAACAAATGCTGGGTGGTAGTATGGAGGAGGAATCATCATTGGATAAAGATAGGGTGGCATGGCTTCTGGCATAACCACCCCTGTTTCTCCAGCACTTGAACTTGAGGGAACTGAGTCCTGTTCCATAAGCTGAGGTGTAACTACTGGAGCTGTAACCGGAATTGGAACTTGAACTGGTGGTGGAAGTGAAGCAGGCGCTTCCACAGACACAGGAGGAGGCGCCACAGCAGCAGGAGAGACCACGGGGGCAGGAACGGCCCCAACAGGCTGTGGATCATCTAAATGTTGTTCTACTTCTTGTGAAGATGAACGCGAGAGCGGCAGCTGATCAGAAGACTGACAAGAAACACACAAAAAACAGATATAATCAAATGATATAAGAGAGGCCCAGGAATAAATACTTCAAGAATATGGAGTTCATGAGTCTTAATTTACAACATCCCATTACTACTGCATGACGACTTAAGAAGTCGACAAGTATTCATATTAAAGAGGAAAGGAATAAGCATAAGTAAGTCAAGTGTGAGCATGCAAAAACAACATAACCTACAGAAGCATGTAGGTAAGCACAAGCAACTGCACACAACTTATTAATGCAACAGGTACGGCAAGAAAATGAATTAAGCATGTGAAAACACAGAACCTATGCAAGCATCCACAGCAACTGAAAACACTTGCTAACACAACAAAtaccaacaaaaagaaaagaacat
The genomic region above belongs to Setaria italica strain Yugu1 chromosome VI, Setaria_italica_v2.0, whole genome shotgun sequence and contains:
- the LOC101760048 gene encoding transcription factor MYBS3, producing the protein MMRDGAPPAAPAAGVGGGGDGPRRCSQCGHHGHNARTCTARPVKLFGVRIGDKPMRKSASMGNLAQLAAEGSGGGGREEGYGSDGERPHKKRGEAWTEEEHKKFLLGLNKLGKGDWRGISRNYVISRTPTQVASHAQKYFNRQTNVHRRKRRSSLFDMVIDDSSDQLPLSRSSSQEVEQHLDDPQPVGAVPAPVVSPAAVAPPPVSVEAPASLPPPVQVPIPVTAPVVTPQLMEQDSVPSSSSAGETGVVMPEAMPPYLYPMMIPPPYYHPAFVPVPCYGYVPFYYGPPGAAQAPHQVVKPVAVHSTPPLNVKDLYNMSELSLKGDDSNANSGVPASPLPPKPIGRPERQSAFHGKGPSGGSSGGLIPAVK